The proteins below come from a single Bactrocera dorsalis isolate Fly_Bdor chromosome 5, ASM2337382v1, whole genome shotgun sequence genomic window:
- the LOC105225155 gene encoding uncharacterized protein LOC105225155: protein MNNSAQLCEPMEQEPGAKRRTVVGPWKDVKEFRNVYEFLFDEDTDVDQQKRGLSQINVWSLRRSTQCPAGVLATTALLEVQHLDKAEGQQASSESVLQTLYASAFTRFFNFMSSTMQTHNMRTMYDTARMLGLPSFVVDLRHICAHGQVLPPIDMLRTSVSYCLNWLRNYYWSPQLESMCDVEASKIRRKDKTLFEENITKLFVIYDAALECYCKGAHNMKSGKRHISGKRLAQLRVYYAESKLTSLKDTLELVVKEIIALVHREIGIKDMSEIFIEALFKMKYFFNIGESHSSGEPLEFLIAATQSFFRMLAVYGFIEDVFYSFIELAENTSALEQRRTGASFWAVRIAAGFVAFRKCKQMYKAELDENPNTTDFDFTCLNQENISKKMRRHLIYAGVDLKCTPIFGDSMRRPWVWVVERSFVEQKLRDINQYNAPIIKSILPLVEPPLTTSEIRGISLLIDAYFGKRVGLKKNAAKQTNEDETIHTAAELLQALEKENSTHEKMDCEVTEQVVNDKEQYGIWTIEKNDELINWTVCPLGRLPWE from the exons atgaataacaGCGCGCAGCTGTGTGAACCCATGGAGCAGGAGCCGGGAGCAAAGAGGCGAACAGTTGTTGGTCCATGGAAAGATGT TAAGGAATTCCGCAACGTCTACGAATTCTTATTCGATGAAGATACCGATGTGGATCAACAAAAACGTGGACTAAGTCAAATTAATGTTTGGAGCTTGCGACGTAGTACACAATGCCCAGCGGGTGTGCTCGCAACTACAGCACTTTTAGAAGTGCAGCACTTAGATAAGGCTGAGGGCCAACAAGCATCTTCTGAGAGTGTTCTGCAAACGTTGTATGCGAGCGCCTTCACGCGTTTCTTTAATTTCATGTCATCGACGATGCAAACACATAATATGCGTACAATGTATGACACAGCACGTATGCTGGGACTACCATCGTTTGTTGTAGATTTGCGACACATCTGTGCGCACGGACAAGTTCTGCCACCCATTGACATGCTACGGACCTCCGTAAGCTATTGTTTGAATTGGTTACGAAATTACTATTGGTCTCCACAACTAGAGTCAATGTGTGATGTGGAAGCGAGTAAAATACGTCGCAAGGATAAAACGCTTTTCGAAGagaatataacaaaattatttgtaatatatgATGCAGCACTGGAATGCTATTGTAAAGGTGCGCATAATATGAAAAGTGGAAAGCGACATATTAGCGGCAAGCGGCTGGCACAATTGCGTGTATATTATGCTGAAAGTAAATTAACTTCTCTAAAGGACACGCTCGAATTAGTTGTAAAGGAAATAATTGCATTGGTCCATCGAGAGATCGGAATCAAAGATATgtctgaaattttcatagaagcTCTATTcaagatgaaatatttttttaatattggag agTCTCATAGCTCTGGTGAGCCACttgaatttttaattgctgCGACGCAGAGCTTTTTCCGCATGTTGGCAGTTTATGGCTTTATTGAGGAtgtattttatagttttatagaATTGGCAGAGAATACAAGCGCATTGGAACAACGGCGAACTGGTGCTAGTTTTTGGGCAGTACGAATAGCCGCCGGCTTTGTGGCGTTTAGAAAATGCAAGCAAATGTATAAAGCTGAATTGGATGAG AATCCCAacaccacagattttgatttcACCTGTTTGAAccaagaaaatatttcgaagaaaATGAGGAGACATTTAATTTATGCAGGCGTCGATCTTAAATGTACACCAATATTTGGGGACTCTATGCGTCGACCTTGGGTCTGGGTGGTTGAAAGAAGTTTTGTTGAGCAAAAATTGCGCGATATCAATCAATATAATGCACCAATTATTAAAAG cataCTGCCGCTGGTGGAGCCGCCGCTAACAACTTCGGAAATTCGAGGCATCTCGCTGCTTATTGATGCCTACTTTGGCAAGCGAGTTGGTCTTAAAAAGAATGCtgctaaacaaacaaatgaagaCGAAACCATACACACCGCTGCTGAACTATTGCAAGCGCTTGAAAAGGAGAACAGCACTCATGAAAAAATGGATTGCGAAGTTACAGAACAAGTGGTAAATGATAAAGAACAGTATGGCATTTGGACGATAGAAAAAA atGATGAATTAATCAATTGGACGGTATGTCCTTTGGGGCGTTTACCATGGGAGTAA